The following DNA comes from Synergistales bacterium.
CCACGGGGGGGCAGTCGATATGATCGGCGCGGAAGCAGACATAAAGCCGTGTTCCCCTCCCCGGCTCCGAGGCAAGCGCCAGCTTCCCGTCGGCAAGCTCGGCGGCCTGTTTGAGAAAGGGCAGCCCCAGCCCCACGCATCTGGTGGTCCGGCTCGTCACAAAGGGATCCAGCACCTGCCGGCAGGTCGCCTCGTCCATGCCGCGGCCGTCGTCTGTGACCTCCAGCGTCCGCCACCCCTCATCGGTGCGGAAGGCGCAACGGACGTCGATGTTGCGCGCTCCGGCGCTGGTGCTGTTCTCCGCAATGTCCGTCAGATGCTGGGAGAGATCGTCAAGCATGGTATCCCGGGGATGCTACTGGTACTGTTCCAGGATCTCGCCCACCTTGTCGGGGGTCAGCCGACCGTGGGTGTCGTCGTCCACCATCATGCAGGGCGCCAGACCGCAGGCGCCGATGCAGGCCACCGGCTCCAGGGTGAAACGCAGGTCCTCGGTGGTGTCGTTCTCCTCCACGTGGTACATCTCCTTGATCTTGTCCAGGATCTTGAGACTCCCCCGCACGTGGCAGGCCGTCCCCCGGCAGACCCGGATGATATGCCGGCCCCGGGGCTTGAGGTGGAACTGGGAGTAAAAGGTGGCCACCCCGTAGAGCTCCGCCGTGGGGATCTTGAGCTCGTTGGAGATGGTCGCCAGGGCCTCCTCCGGCAGGTAGCCGAACTCCCGCTGCGCCTCCTGCAGGACGGGGATGACGCCGCCCTTCTTCCCCTTCCAGGGAGCGACGATCTCCTTCGTCCTGGCCGCCACGTCCACAACCTGTTCAACCATTGTCGTACCTCCTTCTTCGAAACAGACAGTCCTCTTCCCGCACATCCGCAGGGCTCGCACCCTCTCACCCTATCGCATCACCCCCGCACGGAGATCCGCCTCCGGGACACGTTCCACACCCCATAGCGTTCTTGTTTTCACAATTAAAAGGCTCCACTTGCCCTTTGTCTCCGCTACTCTATCAAAAAGAGGTCGATCCGGGAACAGCACAGAGGGCAGGCGCACTTTGTTCCCATAATAGCAAAGATAACCGGCCTGCCGTGTTACGAATCTCATTTTCCGTAACATCTTGTATGCACCATACAATGTCCAGTGTTCCCCTGCCGCCAATGGCACAAATACAGCAGCCGCCAAAGCCTGTATAATGAACCTGCAAAGGGGGGACGGCAGATGTGGCACGGCAGGCTTCCCAGGGAGATCCTCCAGGCATCGCGGGAGTCCTATGTAACACGGACCGGCAGTCATGTCCACAAGCCGGTCGAAGGTGGTGTGATCGACTGCGCCCTGGGCACCAATCCGCTGGGTATGGCGGAAGCGGTGCGCGCACAGCTGGCGCAGGCCCAGGAGTGGGACCCCAGCGTCTACCCCGCCGGCGACGCCCGGGCGCTCAAGGAGCGCCTCCGGGGCTACCTCGGCGCGGAGCGGACCGAAGCCGACGAGATCATCGTCGGCCAGGGCTCCATCGACATCCTGCTGACGCTGCTCCGGCTGCTCCTCCCGCCGGGCTCCCTGCTGGGCGGCGTGTCGCCGCAGTTCACCGACGTGCCGCTCCAGGCGACGCTCCACAACATCCGCTACCATCCCGTGGTGCTCCTCCCTCCGGCCTACGGCGCCGAACGGGAGACCTGGATCCGTTCGGTGCGGATGCGGCCCCACGTGCTCTATATCGACCGCCCCCACAATCCCACGGGACAGGTGCTCCCCCTGGAGACGCTCCAGGAGATCTGCGATCTCTGCGAAGGACAGGGCACCTGGGTGATCGTCGACGGCGCCTACGCCGACTACCTCCCCCCGGAGGAGTGGGCGGTGGGGATCGCCAATCCCAACCTCATCGTGGTGCGCTCCTTTTCCAAGGCCATGGGGCTCGCGGGGGTGCGGGTGGGCTACGCGGTGATCCGGGACCGGGAGCTGCGCAACATCTATCGCAAGACCCATCCGCCCTTTACGGTGAGCACGCCCGGCGAGGTGCTGGCCGCCGCGGCGCTGGAAGACAGCGCCTTTCTGGAACGGACCCGGCGCTACGCCTGGCGGGCCAAGGAGCGGCTGCTGGACAGCCTCCAGAGACAGGCCCTTGTCACCGGGGCCGCCACGGACCGGCGGACGCCGATCATGCTGCTGCAGCGTCCCCGAGGGAACCTCGCGGAGCTCTTCGGGGGTGCGGGGATCGCCGTGGAACCCGGCGACGGCTACATGCACCTGGGGGAGAACTCGGCGCGCATCCGCATCCCCCGGCCCGATCAGCTGGAGGAACTGACGCAGAGGCTGGAGCGGCTTGAGGCACAGAACACCCCGTAAAAGACGAAAGGCGACAGAAAGGGGAACACATGCGGCATATCTGTATCCACGGGCATTTCTATCAGCCCCCGCGGGAGAATCCCTGGCTCGGGGCGGTGCTGCGCGAACCCAGCGCCGCTCCGGACCACGACTGGAACAGCAGGATCACCGGCCAGTGCTACCGCCCCAACCGGGCCGCCCGCCTGGTGGACAGCCGGGGACGCATCGTCAGCATGGTCAACAACTACCGGCATCTGAACTTCAACTTCGGCCCCACCCTCCACCGCTGGCTGGCGGAACACGAGCCGGTGCTGGCCGGCCGGATCACCCGGGCCGGCAACGCCACCGAGGCCGATGACGGCGGCGGCAACGCCATCGCCCAGGCCTACAACCATATGATCATGCCCCTGGCCTCGCCGGAGGACCGCACCACCCAGGTGCGCTGGGGGATTGCGGACTTCCGCTCACGCTTCGGCAGAGACCCGGCGGGGATGTGGCTGCCCGAAACGGCGGCGGACACGCCCACCCTGGAGACCCTGGCGGCGGAGGGGATCCGCTACACCATCCTGGCCCCCCGGCAGTGCCGGTCGGTGACGGACCCCGACGGCAACCGGCGGGAGACGCCTGACGGAGCGGGCCTGGACACCACCCGGCCCTACAGGGTGGTCCTGCCTTCGGGGAGGGAGATCGCGGTGGTCTTCTACGACGGGGAGCTGGCCCAGGAGATCGCCTTCGGCCCTCTCCTGGACAACGGCGACACCCTGGCCCGCCGGCTCGCCACGGGCTTCCCGGACCGGGAGGAACCCATGCTGCGGGTGGTGGCCACCGACGGGGAGACCTTCGGGCACCACCACGCCTTCGGCGAGATGGCCCTGGCCCGGGCCGTGCAGATCCTCTCCCAGTCCCGGGAGGCCATCCTCACCAACATCGCCGACTATCTGGACCGCTACCCGCCCACCTGGCAGGCGGAGATCGCCGAACGGACCTCCTGGTCCTGCGTGCACGGCGTGGAACGCTGGCGGAGCAACTGCGGCTGCAGCACCGGCGGCCGGCCCGGCTGGCACCAGCGCTGGCGGGGCCCCCTGCGGGGGGCCTTCGACAGCCTCCGGGCGCGACTGGACAACCACTACAGTTCGGTCTGCGAAGCCCGCGGGCTCGACCCCTGGGACCTCCGCAACGAGGCCATCGCGCTCTATCTGGACCACGGCGGGGAGGCCCCGGAGGCCTTCGCCAGGCGGCATCTCGGCGAGGACGCCGCGCCGGAAGCGGTCCGGGAGCTTCTGATGCTCCTGGAAGCGCAGCGGATGGGCATGTTCATGTACACCTCCTGCGGCTGGTTTTTCAACGACATCGCCGGGGTGGAGACAGCGCAGGTCATCGCCTACGCCCTGCGCTGTGCCGAGCTGCTCCGCGACGCCGGCGGCCCCGACGCCGTGGAGCAGCTGCGCTCCGACCTCGCCCAGGCCGAGGGAAACCGGAAGGCCTCCCCCACCGGGGCGGCGGTCCTGGAGGATGTGGCGGCCACCCGGCGACGGACACTGGAGGATGTGGCGGCATCGGCCTTCCTCCTCAACCGGGAGGACAGCTACTACGGCTTTTCGGTGGAGCAGACCCGGCAGATCTACGAGGGCGGCGACATCGATCTGCGGCTGGCCAGTCTGACCGTCACCGACAGCCGGACATCGGAATCCTGGGAGGGAAGCGCCGGAGGGCTCTTCGTGGGCGGCGCCGGCGAGGTCTGCCGTCTGGGGGCCTTCCCCCTGCCCTCCATGAAGGGGCTGGGCCGGTCTTTCTACAAGGGCGACCTGCTGGAGACCTCCAACCTGCTGCAGTCCACCTTTCCTCTGGGTCCCTGGAAGCTCGACGTACTCCCCCCCGACGACCGCGAGACGGCGGCCAGGGAGCGGCTGCACCAGGCGGAGCGCCGCTGGGCCTCCCAGGCCTCGGAGATCGCCGCGGAGAACCGGCGCCTCCTGGTGCAGCTGCATGCGCTGCAGATCGAACCGCCGGCCTTCCTGCAGTCCGCCGCCGCCTTCGATCTCAAGGAGCAGCTGGAGGCGCTGCTGGCCGGCGCCGAGAGCGCCCTGGAGCTGGCGGGCGAGAGCAGCGCTCTGGAGGAGCTCCTCTACGAGGCCCACTCCATGGGGCTTCAGCCGGAGCTCTCCTTTCTCGCCCCCGCGCTGTCCACCGAGATCCACGACATGCTCGCGCGGGTCGCCTCCCCGGCGGAGCGGGACCGCGGCCTCCTGCAGCGGATGCGCCACGCCTTCGACCGGGCGGAGGAACTGGGGATTGCAATCGATCTGTGGAGGATACAGAATGAGATGTGGCGGATTCTGGAGGCCTTCCAGCAGAGTCTCCCGCCGGAGGCCCTGGAGCTGGCGGGGCGGCTGGGGTTCGCCGTGCCCGACCGGCAGGATACCCTGCAATAGAGTGAGAACAGAGAAGGAGGACATCCCATGTCAGTGATGGTGCACGGCAAGAATGTGGGGCAGTCGCTCCGGAGAATGGTGGAGAACGACCCCGTCTTCCGGACGATCGCCTACTTTTCCATGGAAATCGGCATCAGCCACCATATCCCCACCTACTCGGGGGGCCTCGGCGTCCTCGCCGGGGACACCCTCAAAAGCGGCGCCGACCTGGGTGTGCCCATGGTGGGCATGACGCTGCTCTACCGGAAGGGCTATTTCAACCAGTCTTTCGACGAGAACGGACGGCAGCAGGAGCAGCCGGAGCAGTGGCAGCCGGAGCGGTTTCTCCAGCTGCTGCCCGGCGAGATCAGCCTCTTCATCGAAGGCCGCAACATCCGTGTGCGGACATGGGTCCACGATCTGGTGGGCCAGGGCAACTACCCCGTGCCGGTCTACTTCCTGGACACCGACTTCGAGGGCAACAGCCCCGAGGACCGGCAGCTCACCTGGAGTCTCTACGGCGGCGACCAGCGGTACCGCCTCTTCCAGGAGATCATCCTGGGCATCGGCGGCCTGCGGATGCTCCGGGACCTGGGGTACGACAACATCAAGACCTTCCATCTCAACGAGGGCCACGCCGGCTTTCTGACCCTGGAGCTGCTGCGGGAGATGGGCTACGAGAGCTACGACAAGATCCGCGAACAGGTGGTCTTCACCACCCACACCCCCGTCCCGGCGGGACACGACCACTTCCCCTACGACCTGGTGGACCGGGTGATGCCGCCGGTCTACGGCGAGCGGCTCCGCCGGATGCTGGGGGAAAACGGGGTCTCCATGACGGAAATCGGCCTCAAGTACAGCCGCTACATCAACGGCGTCTCCAAGAAGCACTCCGAGGTGAGCCGCCGGATGTTCAACACGCCCAACATCCACTCGGTGACCAACGGCATCCACTCCACCACCTGGACCTGTCCCGGCATGCAGCGGCTCTTCGACAAGCACATCCCCGGCTGGCGGCAGGACCCCTCACGGCTGACCCAGGCGCTCCAGCTCCCCGACAAGGAGCTCTGGAAGGCCCACCAGTCCGCCAAGATGCGGCTTCTGGGCCGGGTTCTGGAGGAGACCGGCCAGGAGCTGGATCTGGACGTGCTGACCATCGGCTTCGCCAGGCGGGCCGCCACCTACAAGCGGGCCGACCTGCTGCTGAAGGACGTCAAGAAGCTCCTGGACGCGGCCTCCGGGCGGGTGCAGTTCCTCTTCGCCGGCAAGGCCCATCCCCGCGACGAGGGCGGCAAGGCGCTGATCCAGCGGATCATCGAGGCCTCGGGCGAGCTGGATCAGGCGGTGCCCATCGTCTATCTGCCCAACTACGACATGTCCCTGGGCGCCACGCTGACCAGCGGCGTGGATCTCTGGCTCAACAACCCCCGACGACCCCGGGAGGCCTCGGGCAGCAGCGGGATGAAGTGCGCCCACAACGGCGTGATGAACCTCTCCGTCCTCGACGGCTGGTGGCTGGAGGGCTGGATCGAGGATGTCACCGGCTGGTCCATCGGCCCCGAGCCCAACGAGGCCGACCTGATCGACTACGACGAATCGGAGGACGCCAACGACCTCTACGTGAAGCTGCGGGACAAGGTGATCCCCACCTACTACGAGCACCGGGAACACTGGATCTGGATGATGAAACACGCCATCGCGCTGAACGCCAGCTTCTTCAACACCCACCGGATGGTCAAGGACTACTGCCACGACGCCTACAACATCTACTTCCGGGGGATGTAGTCATGGTTCCCAGGATCCTCCACGTGACGCCCGAGATGGCCCCGCTGATCAAGCGGGGCGGCCTGGGCGACGTGGCGGGCAGCCTGCCCCACGCTCTGGCGGAAGAGGGGCTCGACGCCCGGGTGGTGCTGCCGGCCTATCCGGGGGTCCTCGAGCAGGCCCGGCGGCAGGGACGGTTCTGCCACCGTCTGCAGGGGAAGCTGTCGGTGGCGCTGAACTGGCGTGTCTACCACGCCGCCGTCTTCCACACCCGCATCGGCCGCACCTCCGTCTACCTGCTGGAGCAGCCGGAGCTCTTCAACAGCGAGACCATCTACCCCACGGAGACCACCCCGGAGACGACGCTGCCCTTCGCCTTCCTCTCCCTGGCCGCCCTGGAGCTCCCGGGCGTCACGGAGTGGCGGCCCCACATCTTCCACGTCCACGACTGGCCGGGGGCGCTGCTGCCGACGGCGCTGCGCTGGCACCGCCACTACCGGCATCTGCGGGAGGAGTACGACACGGTGCTGACCATCCACAACCTGGCCCACCAGTGGATCACCACCCCCGACGCCCTGCCGGTGTGGGGGATCGGGAAGGAGTCCTTCACGCTGGACGGTCTGGAGTTCTTCGGGACGGTGAACGTCCTCAAAGGGGGGATCGTCACCGCCGACGCCATCTCCACCGTTTCGCCGCGCTACTCCTGGGAGATCCAGGGGCCTCAGGGCGGCATGGGGCTGGAGGGCGTCCTCACCGCCCAGCGGCACAAGCTGCAGGGGATCCTCAACGGACTGGACGACACCGCCTGGGACCCCGGCGCGGATCCCCTGCTCCCCGCTCACTACAGCAGCACCGAACTGAAGGGCAAGGGGAGGTGCCGGGAGGCGCTGCTCCGGCGCTGCGGCCTCGCCGACGACGGACGACCGCTGGCGGTCTTCGTGGGGCGGCTCTTCGACCAGAAGGGGGTGGACCTCCTCCTGGGGAGCGCCGAAGAGCTCGCCGGCCTCGGGCTGCGCCTGCTGGTGCTGGGCAGCGGCCACCCCGCCTACGAGCGGGCCGTCACCGAGCTGGCCGACCGCTATCCCGGGGACATCTTCGCCCGCACCAGCTTCGACGAGGAGCTGGCCCACCTCCTCTACGCCGGCGGGGACATCCTGCTGATGCCGTCGCTCTTCGAGCCCTGCGGCCTCTCCCAGATGATCGCCCTCCGCTACGGTACGATCCCGGTGGTCCGCGCCGTGGGCGGCCTGGCCGACACGGTCTTCGACGCCGACGGCATGCCCGACGGCAACGGCTTCGTCTTCACCGACCACACCCCAGAGGAGCTCTACCACGCCGTGGAGCGGGCCCTGGAGCACTGGAGACGGGAGGACGACTGGAAAAAGCTGATCACCCGGGGGATGAACGGCGACTACTCCTGGCGGAGCTCGGCGGCCGCCTACCGCCGCCTCTACGAGGGGATGATGGGCTTCGGCAGCGAACCCGGGGCATAGCAGCATCCGCGCTGTCCGGCACGCAAACTCACCAAGCCGCGTAACAGCGTTCCCTCCCCCATAACAAGAGATCTCAGGATTGACAAAAAGAGGAAGTCCTTTTACCTTAGTATAGAAATGAACCGAATCCGATGCAGGCGAGGGGGTTGTGGCATGATCTACGGAAAATACGGACGCGTACTGGGAATCGTTCTCGCCGGGGGACACGGCAAGCGCCTGATGCCGTTGACGAAATACCGCGCCAAACCTGCGGTGCCCTTTGCGGCGAAATACCGGATCATCGACTTCGCGCTCTCCAATCTGATCAACAGCGGGCTCTACTCCATCTATGTGCTGGTGCAGTTCAAGAGCCAGTCGCTGAACGAGCACATCGAGCGGGGCTGGCAGTTCGGCGGGGCCATGCGGGGCCGGGACTTCTTCATCACCGTGGTGCCCGCCCAGATGTGGACCGGCGACCACTGGTACAAGGGAACGGCCGACGCGGTCTTCCAGAACCTGCACCTCATCACGCTCTTCGACGCCGACCATGTCTGCATCTTCGCCGCCGACCACATCTACAAGATGGATACCGAGCAGATGCTGCGGTTCCACGTGGACAACGACGCCGACATCAGCGTGGCGGCCAAGATGGTGCCCGCCTCGACGGCCCACCAGTTCGGCTGCATCGCCACCGACCCGAACGGCCGGGTGACGGGTTTTGAGGAAAAACCGGACCATCCGCCGGAGATCCCCGGCAAGCCGGGCTGGAGCTATGTCTCCATGGGCAACTACATCTTCCGCCGGGGCGCCCTGGAGGAGACCCTGGTGGAGGACACCCGTGCGGCGGTCAGCAACCACGACTTCGGCAAGGACATCCTGCCCGGCAACATCGAGGGCTACAAGGTGATGGCCTACGACTTCTCGGATAACGAGATCCCCGGCAACGACCAGCCCTACTGGAAGGATGTGGGGACCATCGAGGCCTACTGGCAGGCCCACATGGATCTGCTCCAGCACCCCTCGCCGCTGACGGTCTACAACCCCCACTGGCCGATCCGGACGGTCTCCTACGCCGATCCACCGGCCTTCTCCTACCCCTGGGAGGGGCAGGGCTGCTCCGTCATGGGGGTGCTGCGCGCCGAGGGAAGCCGTGTCTTCGGCGCCACGGTGCACCACTCCGTGCTGGGACGGAACTGCATCATCAATCGCGGCGCCGTGGTGGAGGAGTGCCTCATCGGCCAGGATGTGGTCATCGGCGAGGGCTGCAAGCTGCGCCGGACCATCGTGGACGCCCACAACGAGATCCCCGACGGCACGGTGATCGGCTACAACCCGGAGACCGACGGGCAGCGCTACCATCTGGACGAATCGGGGATCGTGGTGGTGGACATGCCGAGCATCAAGCTGCGCAGCTCCTCCGTGGAGGTCCCCAAGCCGGGGAACCCGGAGAGCGGCGCAGGCATCGGATAGATGGGAACAGACGATACCGGAACAAGGAGGCCACTGATGGACGAAACAGAAGAGAAGCTGGACTCATTGCTTGACGAACTCTACCAGACCGAGGACCCCGAACGGATTCAGGCGCTGGCGACGCGGATCCTGGAGATCTCGCCCGAGGATCCCGAGGCCCTGGTCTTCCTCTCCGATGTCGCCGAAGACAACGAGGAGAGCATTGAGCTGCTGGAACGGAGCACCCGGGAGATCCGGCGGCTCCTGGATCTGGCCGACCAGGAGGGGGAGAAACGGCGCTATCTGGTCACCCTCCTGGTGGAGGTGCTGCAGCGCCTCGGCTGCGCCTATATCTTCGGCGGACAGGGAGACCGTGCGCTGGAGGTGGCCGAGCTCCTCGATTCGCTCCCCGAGAGCACGGAACCCCTCTGGCACGCCCTCTTCCGCTACTCCGGCCTGTTGCTCACCGGCCAGTATCAGGCGGTGCTGGAACAGGTGATGGCCGAGGAGGAACCGACCATCGCCAGCGCCCACGCCCGGGCCATGGCCACCTTCGAGCTGGCCGGCAAGAACGAGGAGTCCTGGAAGGCCCTCTGGAACGCCTTCCGCGCCGCTCCGAACCTGCCTTTCTACCTGCTGGACTACTGGGAGCCCCCCGAAGAGGGTGAAACCGGCGAGGAGGATGTCTTCGCCGCGGCGATGGTCCTCCAGCCGGCCTGGACCGCCACGGAGGATCGGGTGATGTTCCTCTCCACCGCGACGGTCTTCTTCGGCTTCGTCACCGAGCGCCTGCCGGAGTCGCTCCTGAAGGAGGTCCACGACGAGCTCCGGCAGACCCCCGTCTTCCCGGTGCTGGAGATGACCCGCAACCAGCTGAAGGAGGCCTTCGAAGGCGACGAGGGGAAGGTCGACCTCCAGGCCCAGGACAACATGGCGCTGGATATCCTCAGCCGCATGGAAGAGCTGGGCGGCGAATAGCCGTCGGAAGAGCGGGTTTTCTCCCCCGGGGGAACCCCGCTCTTCTTTTGCCAAAGGAAATGGGGCGAGCGCAACAACCGTCAGTGACCCACGACTGAAGTCGTGGGCTTGACCATTACACCGACGACCGGCTCTACCAGGCAAAGCGCCGCGGCAGAAACAGGGTGGTCGCCGCGGACTGAGGCCGCCGGCGGCGCGTCTATGCATTCTGTTCCGGGGCGGCCTCCTTGAGCATCTCCATCGCCCGGTCGAGCTGGGGGACATCCTCGCCGCCCCGGAAGGCGACAATCCCCGCCTGGAGATCCAGACCCAGGTTCGGCAGGGGGCTCATCTTGCCCACATCCGCCGTGATGCGCCCGCCCACGATCTCCGCCCCTTCCCGGGGGGTATGGGGCAGGATCAGCAGAAAGGAACAATCGCCCAGCCGACCCGCCTTGTCCACGTTGCGGACGATGGCGCTCACCTGGTGGCCGACGCGGCGGAGGGCCTCGTCGCCGATCGCTTCGCCGCCCTGTTCGATCACCTCATCGTAGTTGGCCACCCCCAGGGCGAGCAGGGAGAGGGGGTATCCGTAGCGTCTGGCCCGATTCAGCTCGTGGGCCAGCTGGCGGCGGAGGCCCCCGACGGAGTAGAGACCGGTGAGCTCGTCCCGCTCCTGCACGGCCCGAAGCCCGGCGATGGTGCGGTGCCGCTCCGCCGTGGAGCTCAGGACAGGCCAGACCGAACGGAGCACATCGCCGTTGACGCGCCCCAGGGCGCCCTCCCGGCCCGAGAGGGTGACCAGCACCATGGGGCTGGAGCCGGTGATGAGCACGCCGGCGAAGAGCGACGCGATGCCGTGCTCCCGGAAATGCTCCGTCCAGGGGCCGGCCTCCTCGGTCCACCGGACCCACCATCTGCCCCCCTCCTCCACGGAGAGGGCGCCGATGGATACCGGCGGCGACGGCCCCTCGGGAGGATGAAGGAAACGCTCCAGAAAGGGCAGCGCCCGGTCCTGGGCCTCGGGGATGGAGGCGTTGCTCTCGGAGACGGAGAGCCTCCAGCCCTCCTCCTGCCGGCTCCACGACAGCACCCCCACCCAGTCGAGCCCCAGGGTGTCCAGGAGCACCCGGGTCAGCTCCCGGAGCAGAGCTTCGGCGTCGTAGAGCTGGAGGGCCTCGTTGAGGGCGTCCCGGAGCCGTTCCAGCCGGCAGACCACCATCTCGTAGGTGTACTCCGGCAGAAAGGCCACGAAGCGCCCCTCTCTGTCGCGGGAGACGGTGCAGTCCACGATGCGCTCCCCCGGCACCACCTCCCAGACCCGGCTGACAAAGCCCGGCTTCGAGAGGAGCCGCTCCACCATGGCCGCGCTCCCCGGGCCGGGGAGCTGTTCCACGAATTCGGCAAAGGTGAAGGGGGGATGGCCGATCCCCTTCCACTGTCCGTGGAAGGCGCGGTTCACGGTCTCCACGGTGGGAACGCCGTTCACGACACGTCCCTGCACCATAGGAAAGGGAAACCGCTGGAAGAGCGCCTCCTCCATCAGGGTGGACGTATAGGATTCGGGATTGGAACGTCCTAGAGCCACGGCACACACCTCTTCTCCCGCCGGGAAACCTCGACATTTCTACCGTGTATCCTACCAGAAAAGCCCTCATTGGAGCACGCCTATCTGCTATACTGGCCACAAAAACCGACGTTTTCCTTCATGGAGGTACCTAATGGACTACAGTCTCTATTACGGAAAGACTACGCGCACCCTTTCCATCCCCCAGGACAATGTGCTGGACACACTGCAGCCCGCCTCGGGATACACGCCGATCACCAATCTCCGGGAGGAGACGGCGCTGCTGCTGGCCAACCCCACCAGCGGCCCGTCGCTGGGCGAACGCCTCCGCGCCGCCAAGCCCCGGAGCGTCGCCGTCATCGTCAACGACCTCACCCGCTCCACACCCACCAGGGAGATGCTGCCGGCGGTCACCGCCGCCCTGAACGAAGAGGGGCTGGGCCCCGAAGCGGTGACGGTGGTCATCGCCACGGGCACCCACCGGGCCCTCACCGAGGACGAGATGCGGCAGGTCACCGGCGAGGCAGTCTTCGACCGCTACAGGGTGGTCAACCACTACTGCGACGCCGAGGACCTGGTCTCCTTCGGCACCCTCT
Coding sequences within:
- a CDS encoding GGDEF domain-containing protein, with the protein product MALGRSNPESYTSTLMEEALFQRFPFPMVQGRVVNGVPTVETVNRAFHGQWKGIGHPPFTFAEFVEQLPGPGSAAMVERLLSKPGFVSRVWEVVPGERIVDCTVSRDREGRFVAFLPEYTYEMVVCRLERLRDALNEALQLYDAEALLRELTRVLLDTLGLDWVGVLSWSRQEEGWRLSVSESNASIPEAQDRALPFLERFLHPPEGPSPPVSIGALSVEEGGRWWVRWTEEAGPWTEHFREHGIASLFAGVLITGSSPMVLVTLSGREGALGRVNGDVLRSVWPVLSSTAERHRTIAGLRAVQERDELTGLYSVGGLRRQLAHELNRARRYGYPLSLLALGVANYDEVIEQGGEAIGDEALRRVGHQVSAIVRNVDKAGRLGDCSFLLILPHTPREGAEIVGGRITADVGKMSPLPNLGLDLQAGIVAFRGGEDVPQLDRAMEMLKEAAPEQNA